GACGCTGTGGCGCGGGTCTGCGCGCCGATCGGTCGATCAACGCCATTGGGACCGGCTCCGGGGTCCACGTCCGCACTGGCCCATGCGGATTGGCGCCGCTGATATGTGACGGGACGGGCGCCGTACCGCGTGCCGCCTGGAGGGACCCGCATGTCGGGGCTGGCCCGCATGTCTGTCGTGGAGGCGCGCGCATCTGGCGGGGCGGCGCACGCGCCTGCACCTGGCGTCCCTGCACCACCGGATCCCGAGGAGGATCTGGTCTGCCGCTGCGCTGCCGATCCCGAGGAGGATCTGTTCCCTGGCGCATTGTCTCCTGCCACGTGACACATGAAATATGGCCCAGATTTTTCACCGTTTTGATTATTTTCTTCACAATTGTCTCCTATTTCATCAACACAAAGCTCATGCACGGCATTAGATGAGTTAATCAACGAATGATCATCAATATTTAGTCCCCCTTTATCAAAACTAGTGAGATGAGGGGGTAGGAGGAGAATTTCTTCTCGAAGTAGTGCACCGGCGTTGGGGTGAAGATCGGCGAATGGAAACTTGGTTTCATCAAAAACGACATCACGGAAGATGTATACTCGCCCGATGGAAACATCTAAGCACTTGACCCCTTTGTGCTGTGCACTATAACCAAGGAAGACGCACTGTTTTGATCAAAACATGAGCTTTTGGTTGTTGTAGGGACGAAGgttgggccaacatgcacacccaaatACACGAAGGGACTTATAGTCTGGTTTGGTGTGGAGAAGTCGTTCTACCGGAGTTTCATTATGAATAACACGACTAGGGAACATGTTGATGATATGAACTGCGGTTAAAAACGCTTCATCCCAGAATTTGAGAGGCATGGAGGCACCAGCTAGATGAGCAAGGCCAACTTTGACAATGTGTCGATGCTTGCGTTCAGCTGACCCGTTTTGCTGGTGAGCATGAGGACATGACACTTGATGTGAGACACCAAGTGTTTGGAAGAAGGAGTTTAACTTTTCGTATTCCTCTCCCCAGTCTGATTGGACAGCGATGATTTTGCTGTCAAATTTTCGCTCAAGGAGAGCTTGAAATTTTCTGAACACTTGAAACACATCGGATTGTTTTTTTAAAAGATAGATCCAAGAAAATTTGCTAAAATCATCGATGAAGCTAACATAATAGGAATGTCTGCCAACAGAGGTAGGGGCAGaaccccaaacatcagaaaaaatCAATTGTAATGGTTTGGTAGAGACACTGCTAGAAATAGGGTAAGGCAACTGATGACTTTTAGCTttctgacatgaatcacaaattgtCTCATTATGACGCTCACCAACAAATGAGAGATTATTTTTCCTAAGCAATttttcaactaaagaaaaagatgcATGTCCTAAACGATCATGTCATTGTGTGGAGgaaagcttgatagcaccacaagcATATTTATTTGGTCTTCTAAACTCCGGGATCAACGGATAGAGGCCGCCAatgcatctacctcgatagagaactGTCCTCattgcctgatccttgatcaaaaagaagtaaGGGTGAAATTCAAGAAATACATGATTATCAAGTGCAattctatggatagaaagaagaCTCTTGTTGGCGCTAGGAACATGCAGAATTTTTCTAAGATGGATATTGCGACGAGGTAAACGAAATATTGAGTGACCAAAGTGACTTATACTCATACCTTCTCCACTGGCGGTGTGGATTTGATCCTTGCCACGATACTTCTCCTTCATGGTTACTTTCTCGAGCTCGTTGGTGATGTGGTTGGTAGCACCACTGTCGACGTACCAGTTCGTGTCGACACCATATGAGCCATCAGCCGCCGCAGCGACCTTTTCTTCATCTTGGGAGTCGTAGTCGTCCTCCTCATACCTGTACCATCAATCCTTTGCTGTATGCCCGAGCTTGCCGCAAATCTGGCACCGAGGGCTGTCCAGACGGTTCCTGCCACCGCCACCAACACCGTGTCCGCGGTGGCCTCGGCCACCAGATTGGGGTGGCGTGGCGCCACGGTTGCCGCCGCCACTGGACCTGCCCTTGTTGCGAGAGGAGCCACGTGAGcgagagccgccgccccgcccacgAGTGGCCGCGTTCGCGGATGAtttgaagccgccgccgccggccccctgGAAGTGAGCCATGCGCTGATCGAAGTTGGATAACATGGCAAAAATTTCATCAAGGGTTACCCCGGTTACGCGAGCGTCGAGGGCAGAGACCAGGGGCTGATAGTCGGCGTCGAGCCCGTGGATGATGTAGGAGGCGAGTTCGTCGTTGGGGATCGCCTTGCCTGCGACAGCCAGCTCGTCGGCGTAGCCGCGCATGGCGGCGAAGTCGGAGGCGACGGAGAGGTTCCCCTTCTGCGCGTTGATGAGAGACGTGCGTATGTTGTTGATGCGGCTGGCAGACTAGGACGAAAACATCCCAGCGAGCGTCGTCTATAGTGCGCCCGCGATGGTGACCGTGGTCACCGTGAGTAGCACCTCATGCGTCAGGTTGTTCAGCAGGTACCCCAGAACCTGCTGATCCTCCCGGACCCAGATTGGGTGGAGAGGGTTGGTCGATGATGAGACCTCCTTGCCATCCTTGGTGGTGACGAGGAGTTTCGCCGGCTCCGGCTGGGTGCCGTCGACGTAGCCGTAGACACCGGCGTCGCGCAGCTGGGGAATGACTTGCGTGCGCCATAGCACATAATTTGTGCGGGTTAACTTCTCGGTAACTTGGCCACTGAGGTTGGTTTGGGATGCGCCGGAGGTGGAAGACATGGCTAGGGCTAGATGGAGTTTGCAGGGAGCTTCGATGGGAAAAGGATAGCTCTGACTACCATGTGCGATTAGCTGGAAACGTCTTGCCTATTGAGGCTGACGGGTACGTGTTAATATAGCGGGGCACACCTCCCGTACAACGCATACAATGTAGTTTAGATACAGGAGATATTCAGGGAGAAGATAGAACTTGGAGAGAAAGAAACAACTCATCTATATCTATCCTAACTACCTCCATGTGCGGCTCAGGTGTATATGCGCCAATTATCACGTACCAATGTAACATCATGTTTGACATGCAGTGCACTATTAtttgaatccaaaatcattttttGCAGTTTTAACAGGGGTAACTTCATAGGTACTGGAATGACAGAGGAACTTTAGATTAGAATTGAGCAGACTCGTCTAGATGATGTAATCTTCAGGCATCAACTTTGTCTTCAAATAAACACAAGACACTAAGACTGTGCAACCTTCAGGCATCAACCCTGTCTATGGCTGTGCGAAGGGGTCGGCCACGGACAAATCATGGATATGTGCATCATACTCAGTACGACGATGTTTACTCCTGAATTCAAACTGAGCATCTCGAGAGGCTCTGTTTTCCACTTTTAGCAGCGTGTGATGATAAGCCACTGATATAGTGTTGCACTTGCCATATACTTCAAATTCAACCTTTTTGAGCacttttgcatgcaaaacaaagaACCTCGCAAAGTTAACCTGTTTCTCATAGCCTACGAATGACTTAAACACCACATTTTTGAGATGGGTCTGAAGACATTCGATTGGATGTAAAGGGTCATATTGAGGGTCATTTTTCTTATCCTTCTCATTGTGTCTTTGAAACTGCAAAATGGAAATAAGAGGTATATGTTAAAGCTGTTGCCAACTAGACTAGATAATTTGTCAACCAAATCAAACATTCAAAGCAAGCAAAGATGAGTACTCACAATGATGTAGAGCTTTTCCAGATAAGGAAACCACCTAAGGATGTTAAGAACTGCGTTCAATTCAAGGCCAGAAGACCTAAGGCAAAAAACCTTCACGGTGCGCATCCAGTTTGCTGACATAACTGGGCTTATTACCTGAAGAAAGACGTACAATGAACATAAACAAAAATTATCTGCATATACAAACGACAAATGTAATATCAGAGGATGTTGTTGTTGTTACCTGGGCGATGAGCTTTGAGGCTACAGGTAACAAAGGGCCCAATATCTCCAGTTTAGGTGCCCAAATTACCCGCATAGTAACACAATCATCATCGTAGCAACTAAAAGGTAATAGTACCCTTACAAGGCATGGGGCATCCTCAATCACCAGCTCTAATTTTTCTTTAAAGGCATTTCGTACACCAATGCTTCTAAGAGTCCGTGAGCTAACACGAAGGCATCCCTTGCCACGAACTTCGGACATGTAAAAACTCTCCAAGGCATGGCATCCAGAGAGCAGTCTATGGAAGACCTCCCATGAGATGGTAATGTCCACCAAGGAGAGTTGCTTGAGGAGGGGAAAGTTCGTGAACGACAAGACCTCATCAGGGAAATCACAATAGCTGAACTTGGCGACGAGGAGAGTGGATGCAGAGCGGAACACGGATGGTGGCAGCGGGTTTCTTGGCTCAGAACATTGATGGGGGCACTGGTAGTTGATATCGAGCTCTTGGAGGTTGGCGAGGGCTTGGGAGTGGAGCCAACTCTCCAACTGTGTGTATAAGTCGCCTTCTAGGAAGCACTGGAAGGAGAATCGACGGATGGGGACAGGGTGTTGGGAAATTATCTTGGAGACGACGGCGGGGGTGATGGCAGAGGTGGAGACGGGGTAACCACAGGGTGGGGTGCGGACCTCAAGATTGAGGGGTGTGGAGCGCCAGAGGTGGCACCATCTGGGGGAGACGGCCGACATGCGTCCACCGTCCTTggtggggaggagggagatgatggttACGAGGATGGCATCGGGGAGCTTGCTGATGAAATCACTGGTGATCTCATCACAGACGGTAATTCCATGGGATTCTGGTTGGTCGGGCCACCAGAGTGTAAGTGTAAGTGCCTCATTCTCCATGGCCGGCGGCTAGAGAGACGACCGACGATTTTAGCGATAGCCCACCATTCGTCACTCACGGTCTCCCTCCATGGCCGCCGGGGAATGGAGCGCTGAGATCGGGATCTGGGATGGAGAGCTATTTGTTGGCGACCCCCCGCCGTCCAAATTGGCAATCCATAACTACTTCCCTCATTTGCCTGGCCAGCTGTCGTGCGCATCAACAACGCAATCCTAGCTCATCAATGACGTAATCCTAGCCGGTCAGTGGTGGAtctttatattttttccttttgcaGCCCCAGAATAGTTTTTTTTTTTACAATTGTTGTGGCACAATTTTGTTTCAAACCTAGGAAGTTTATTTTTCTTGAACGAAAAATATATCTATAGATAAGCACTACAATGGAGAGGACGAGGCTTGTCCAACGACACGCCTGGTGAATAAGAACATGCCATTTTAGCTAGGCCATTACCTGGTTTGCGTCGACCAGGACCATGCAATCAGACTCCACGGTCATTCTCTCTAGCCTTAATAGCACACCGGCTCACAGAATCGCACAGACGCAACCTAGCCAACTAACCACCGCGACATGGTCCGCCCGTACCTGGCTCCGCATCGGTCTTGAGACTTGCTTCACTAACCAGTGGTCCCGCCTCCTTGGCTGCTTGCCTGGTGAGGTCTGGAGGCACAGTCGTGACATGTGTCTACAACAAGAAGTTTCTTTTGTTAGAGATAATCTTGTCTAGCAGTAGATTAGTtagtttcactagtagaaaaacccctattagttccggttggtgagggccttttgtcccggttctggaatcgggactaaagggtcgttactatgccctagacctttagtctcggttctaacgcgaaccgggacagatgggcctccatgtggccggtgcgccgagcccaggcaggagggcctttgatcccggttggtggcaccaaccgggaccaaaaggcatccacgggtcagcatttcagtggttgggtttttgttttttaaaggggggggggggggggggggttgggggttttgaggggttaatttaggtgtttcatatattgtgttagctagctaattaatagagagaagtgtcatctcttatgtccatgcttggtcgacgttacgtactatacatagagaggccctcgacacgctagctagtaagaaaatgaagggaaccattaagtacagaagttcgtcatgcataccgagagaagtgatcgatcgacctctccttctccgagagattggtcgaacaacaagttttcatattatctatcccacgctactggctacatacatatacaatatgtaagatctcttacaatcccctagcaattgaaatcaacttccacatgatATTCTTCGgttttattgatgacgtggtcaagaaagaatcccgccaattccttttgaattactttcatgcgatcttgttctaggagtttatttcgcatctgccacgtctaatttgaagaagggggttaattaatacatatatatgaatgaaactcaacagaaatgatggtgtaataaaatgaaattgtgaatattattacttACGCACTTCAtgttgtcttttagagtagccccgcttatttttcaaagtcgcgttgtagatgaactcgcacacgtagtatccacggtaattattcccttgttcctgccacaagtactttacgagaaatagaggtcaatcaaactgataatgaagcattataaatggcattgatgaaagtatagctatagaatcaacgggagatgcgcgcaactagctagccagtagtacttactttcgggtatgtatatcgcagctccttcggcagtcccggagcttctgcggtgaactgtttccaaatccTGCAAGCcaaaaaaaataattattattacttgagatatcaggaaatgaacaaaaagttgccgatatggtgcgataatgatcgattgaacttacttgttgagcattttagtcatgtccgcataggtttcggaatcttttcgtctcgagtctaagacggttactagtccccgctcaagcttaatctccagaagaacatagtggaagctgcgcacgcatgcataactcatcaattacattactataacctcacttgagtaataagggaaaccgaatatgcacacgacagtaacactcaatcgaagttgtaaggaaagagtatggtatctttgttttgatttttgatcaacgattgtagcaagttggcctcggcctcttcagcatgctttttaacctgaatttcatctatgatacttgtgttaatgaacccaatatcatatatttcttgttttctgcactcgacgatcttcaatctgcataatatagtgaggataattaattataaatacatgcaatgaaagagctgagctatatatagagacttaatgacagaaatagtacttacagacagtagcaaaagaccgttaatttatcgagggccttttgattgaagaactcgaagaactcctcaaatgaaacaggcaacagatcagttccaacgaggtcgtgctcctctttaatgctcagatacaaagtattcgccCCCAGACTCTCTggaggttttcatgtaccaattatggaatcttcgtatcatcgttgttagagatttttcatctttgacgaaaggcttcccgtactcgtatttgtgttcgtccacctccatgaaatcaggaagttgatcgtcaggtaggtaatctgcaagattgccataaccggccaccgtccccggagcattagcgacgatgtcgccgctagacacattgagcggggggcacgattgatttgcttcttcgccgagctgggcaatttttttcgcagctgctcgttcttttgacctttgatgtctgacagtactttccggccgctccgcttcgagatatgtctgttcagtaatgcgctcatagttggttctcggcggagactttggtggtttcctcatggcatcgatagtgcgctttgctttcaccggatctaccttctccttcgga
Above is a window of Triticum aestivum cultivar Chinese Spring chromosome 6B, IWGSC CS RefSeq v2.1, whole genome shotgun sequence DNA encoding:
- the LOC123133517 gene encoding F-box/FBD/LRR-repeat protein At1g51370, encoding MENEALTLTLWWPDQPESHGITVCDEITSDFISKLPDAILVTIISLLPTKDGGRMSAVSPRWCHLWRSTPLNLEVRTPPCGYPVSTSAITPAVVSKIISQHPVPIRRFSFQCFLEGDLYTQLESWLHSQALANLQELDINYQCPHQCSEPRNPLPPSVFRSASTLLVAKFSYCDFPDEVLSFTNFPLLKQLSLVDITISWEVFHRLLSGCHALESFYMSEVRGKGCLRVSSRTLRSIGVRNAFKEKLELVIEDAPCLVRVLLPFSCYDDDCVTMRVIWAPKLEILGPLLPVASKLIAQVISPVMSANWMRTVKVFCLRSSGLELNAVLNILRWFPYLEKLYIIFQRHNEKDKKNDPQYDPLHPIECLQTHLKNVVFKSFVGYEKQVNFARFFVLHAKVLKKVEFEVYGKCNTISVAYHHTLLKVENRASRDAQFEFRSKHRRTEYDAHIHDLSVADPFAQP